In a genomic window of Thermincola ferriacetica:
- the tatA gene encoding twin-arginine translocase TatA/TatE family subunit: MFGFLPNLGVPELIIILIIGLIIFGPGKLSGVGKAMGDTIREFRNSLNTDGDAKKQNN, encoded by the coding sequence ATGTTTGGCTTTTTGCCGAACCTAGGGGTTCCGGAACTTATTATTATATTGATTATTGGATTGATTATATTTGGACCGGGTAAATTGTCAGGGGTTGGAAAGGCAATGGGAGATACTATTCGTGAATTCAGGAATTCTTTAAATACTGATGGCGATGCGAAAAAGCAAAATAATTAG
- a CDS encoding PucR family transcriptional regulator: MSLPPTNVYLLEGMMERGLPFVAAYLKKKLNRPVIITDNTGYIHYPSTESTDASVDNLFITLPPGINEEEYYYQEEDGSLFCQLGHKNTRAFVIIKNLPKDMISKTIPVISEARLAINNYFFSLYIIRSEKEKFEKKFAEDLFIKNSVNIRNIIKMCERALDINKNPYFVLLAQIDEAETEIDLGTIRFYTVEYAKKHNVEFIPIYWDHYLMFFIPALYREDTLEMYPDLPKSTKFDNWKKAVENKFNIVISAGLGQMYTIKDLHKSYIEARIALVLPGLMGKKGFIQRFSDLGIFSFIFSQDEENVKKYCQKTLGPLVEHDEKTTDELLPTLRKFLDSGLNWKVTADSMFIHVNTLRYRVAKIEQLLDADLSSMNDRVNLYTAIKVWDTLTVLGFLN; encoded by the coding sequence ATGTCTTTACCACCTACAAACGTGTACTTATTGGAAGGAATGATGGAACGCGGATTGCCTTTTGTAGCAGCGTATCTGAAAAAAAAATTAAATCGCCCTGTAATAATAACTGATAATACCGGTTATATCCACTATCCTTCTACAGAAAGTACTGATGCATCCGTTGATAATCTCTTTATTACATTGCCGCCAGGCATTAATGAAGAAGAATATTATTACCAGGAAGAAGATGGATCCTTATTCTGCCAATTGGGTCATAAGAATACACGTGCATTCGTTATTATTAAAAACCTGCCCAAGGACATGATTTCTAAAACTATCCCTGTTATTTCTGAAGCCAGGCTCGCGATAAACAATTATTTTTTTAGTTTATATATAATTAGAAGTGAAAAAGAGAAATTTGAAAAAAAATTTGCTGAAGACTTGTTCATAAAAAATTCTGTAAATATAAGAAATATTATTAAAATGTGTGAAAGAGCCTTAGATATTAATAAGAACCCTTACTTTGTTTTGTTAGCACAAATCGATGAAGCAGAAACAGAAATAGATTTAGGTACAATCCGCTTCTATACGGTTGAGTATGCGAAAAAACATAATGTCGAATTTATCCCTATTTACTGGGACCATTACCTTATGTTTTTTATTCCGGCTCTTTATAGAGAGGATACCCTTGAGATGTATCCTGATTTACCCAAGTCGACTAAGTTCGATAATTGGAAAAAAGCTGTTGAAAACAAATTTAACATTGTTATTTCTGCCGGCCTAGGCCAAATGTATACAATAAAGGATTTGCATAAAAGTTACATTGAAGCTAGAATTGCCTTAGTTTTGCCGGGTCTGATGGGGAAAAAGGGGTTTATCCAAAGGTTTTCTGATCTGGGTATATTCTCATTTATTTTTTCACAGGATGAGGAGAATGTAAAAAAATATTGCCAAAAAACCCTGGGCCCATTGGTAGAGCATGATGAAAAAACAACGGATGAATTACTGCCAACTCTGCGAAAATTTCTTGATTCCGGGCTTAACTGGAAGGTTACCGCCGACAGTATGTTTATCCATGTAAATACCCTGCGTTACCGGGTAGCTAAGATTGAACAGTTACTTGATGCTGATCTCTCTAGTATGAATGATCGGGTAAATCTGTATACGGCCATTAAAGTATGGGATACACTGACAGTGCTCGGCTTTTTAAATTAA